The following coding sequences lie in one Vibrio sp. ED004 genomic window:
- a CDS encoding phospholipase A yields the protein MLGCSLSASALASVSRYDQCILDSLANATNQQSIEWLKQQCSSEVGDSNAEVKTKGNENNAKAGTTEMSPEQKISRLKLEYSTEDNPFVITPYRLNYILPVTHMTSVNTQPYGDDRFGGKADDLSDEEIKLQLSLKIPIVDDGVFNQEDKIYFGFTLKSFWQAYSSDISAPFRETNYRPEVFYETPLDIESTEGVWFSRFGLEHESNGRTAELSRSWNRVYAGLGYIEDDFAVYFQPWYRIPESNSSDDNPDIQDYLGHYELSGAYKWDEFELAALGRYNFQTGYGGVQTSLSFPLFGRLKGYVQYYKGYGESLIDYDYNSERIGLGILLTNAL from the coding sequence ATGCTCGGCTGTAGCTTAAGTGCTTCTGCGCTTGCCAGTGTTAGCCGCTACGATCAATGTATTCTGGATTCACTGGCTAACGCGACCAATCAACAAAGCATTGAATGGTTAAAGCAACAGTGCAGTTCTGAGGTCGGTGATTCCAACGCCGAGGTGAAGACTAAGGGCAATGAGAACAATGCAAAGGCTGGCACGACTGAAATGTCACCCGAGCAAAAGATCTCACGCTTGAAGTTGGAATACTCAACAGAAGATAACCCATTTGTGATTACGCCATATCGACTGAATTACATTTTGCCCGTCACCCATATGACAAGTGTGAATACTCAACCTTATGGCGATGATCGATTTGGTGGTAAAGCGGATGACCTCAGTGACGAAGAGATAAAACTGCAGTTGAGTTTGAAGATCCCCATTGTTGATGATGGAGTGTTTAACCAAGAAGATAAAATCTATTTCGGTTTTACCTTGAAATCATTCTGGCAGGCGTATTCGTCCGATATCTCGGCTCCTTTTAGAGAGACAAACTATCGCCCAGAAGTGTTCTATGAGACGCCTTTAGATATAGAGTCGACAGAAGGAGTATGGTTTTCTCGTTTCGGGCTTGAACATGAATCGAATGGTCGAACCGCTGAATTGAGCCGCAGTTGGAACCGTGTTTATGCAGGGTTGGGTTACATAGAAGATGACTTTGCGGTGTACTTTCAGCCTTGGTATCGCATACCAGAGTCAAACAGCAGTGACGATAACCCCGACATTCAAGACTATCTCGGGCATTACGAACTGTCGGGCGCTTACAAGTGGGATGAGTTTGAGTTAGCAGCACTTGGGCGTTACAACTTTCAAACGGGTTATGGTGGCGTTCAAACTTCGCTCAGTTTCCCATTGTTTGGTCGCTTGAAAGGGTACGTTCAATATTACAAAGGCTATGGTGAAAGCTTGATTGATTATGACTATAACAGCGAGCGAATCGGCTTAGGTATTCTGCTGACCAACGCCTTATAG
- a CDS encoding winged helix-turn-helix domain-containing protein, producing the protein MKKERIQYSFDVWLFIPDEDKLIMDNEDVIIDNRLSKLLDFFCQNPKIVFSRDELINEVWNGSILTDQVITQAIFELRKTLKSAERHSMGYITTVPKRGYKFDVEVQKTVLVPPPIVTNTVSLADTVSSDETASQEPATQLHPEDSASSTQSDKTVSYEQTAHEQAAELTPEVTPNHSSDNAPLKQQLVPKSGDNYAAYSSTNPSEKNANKSSRLGIAISALVIGTIGIALGVSWWGSSSSTDASNGVSVNNMTELFDSENQSTEIVGKSNQATNHQVIEDHKAHASVHYLSLEPRYIYVRIDESLKNDAFKRGIVHKLMSYLTTYRDFRLIVDETLVPNSANVVSFKSKVDGDREYLDITYFNRISNFKHLGRDYLIDASSLHSTMRTMLDDLLDSFNIDIQKSILKQQISELPKQEESLQLALESLGLTFMTLDRTDTLKKIIAANELDPDNHFVMSSRYLYELADIFLLKSSKKEKLVQKLNDRFGKKLLLAENNPTSYRIYDALAAYSLTQDNPNAAERYMTLIPRSEYNVMSMIILAKLEESKGNPAAAEEYYYETILESGYPVVLKVAQTLFFNSNISEIESKVEIAK; encoded by the coding sequence ATGAAAAAAGAACGTATCCAGTATTCTTTCGACGTGTGGTTGTTTATCCCAGATGAAGACAAACTCATCATGGATAACGAAGACGTGATTATCGACAACCGTTTGTCCAAGCTACTGGACTTCTTTTGCCAGAATCCAAAAATAGTGTTCTCGCGAGATGAGTTAATTAATGAGGTTTGGAACGGCTCGATCTTAACGGATCAAGTAATCACTCAAGCGATTTTTGAGCTTCGAAAAACGTTGAAGTCAGCAGAACGCCACTCGATGGGCTATATCACCACTGTACCGAAACGAGGGTATAAGTTTGATGTCGAGGTGCAAAAGACCGTATTAGTTCCACCACCTATTGTGACCAATACCGTTTCACTCGCTGATACTGTCAGCTCTGACGAAACAGCCTCTCAAGAGCCAGCTACGCAACTTCATCCTGAAGACTCAGCTTCGTCCACACAAAGTGACAAGACCGTTTCATACGAGCAAACCGCACATGAACAAGCTGCAGAGCTAACGCCAGAAGTTACACCCAACCACTCGTCCGATAATGCCCCGTTAAAACAGCAACTAGTCCCGAAAAGTGGTGACAATTACGCAGCCTATTCATCTACTAATCCCTCAGAGAAAAACGCTAACAAATCATCCCGTTTGGGCATTGCGATAAGCGCTCTGGTAATAGGAACAATCGGCATCGCGCTTGGTGTGTCTTGGTGGGGTTCATCTTCATCAACAGACGCTAGTAATGGCGTATCCGTTAATAATATGACCGAGCTATTTGACTCTGAGAATCAATCTACAGAGATTGTTGGCAAGTCAAATCAAGCAACGAATCACCAAGTGATTGAAGATCATAAAGCGCACGCTTCTGTTCATTACTTATCACTCGAACCACGCTACATCTATGTGCGAATTGATGAAAGTTTGAAAAATGATGCCTTTAAGCGCGGCATCGTTCATAAGCTGATGAGTTATCTTACGACTTATCGAGATTTTCGCCTCATCGTTGACGAAACCTTAGTGCCAAACTCCGCGAACGTGGTCAGTTTTAAAAGCAAAGTTGATGGCGACAGAGAGTATCTGGATATTACCTATTTCAACCGTATCTCCAACTTCAAGCATTTAGGGCGTGATTACCTGATTGATGCCTCTTCACTGCACAGCACAATGCGCACCATGCTCGATGACCTCTTGGATTCATTCAATATCGACATTCAGAAGTCCATCTTAAAACAACAAATATCAGAGCTGCCAAAACAGGAAGAGTCGCTGCAACTGGCGCTTGAATCGCTGGGGCTGACCTTCATGACTCTCGACAGAACGGATACTTTGAAAAAGATCATCGCCGCCAACGAGCTTGACCCTGACAATCATTTTGTCATGTCGAGCCGATATTTGTATGAGCTTGCGGACATCTTTTTATTGAAGTCTTCAAAAAAGGAAAAGCTGGTTCAAAAGCTTAACGATCGATTCGGTAAGAAGCTTCTTTTAGCAGAGAATAATCCAACCTCTTATCGCATATACGATGCATTGGCTGCCTACTCGCTCACCCAAGATAACCCGAACGCCGCTGAGCGTTACATGACCTTAATACCGAGAAGTGAATACAACGTCATGTCGATGATTATCTTAGCAAAATTGGAAGAGTCGAAAGGCAACCCTGCGGCTGCTGAAGAGTACTATTATGAAACCATTTTAGAATCCGGTTATCCGGTCGTTCTGAAAGTCGCGCAGACCTTGTTTTTCAATAGCAACATCTCTGAAATTGAATCCAAAGTCGAGATAGCAAAATAG
- a CDS encoding SDR family NAD(P)-dependent oxidoreductase, with protein sequence MSTVVVWGAGSGLGAAMVEHFHQQGFEVIAIARNPEKNPRLAILGVTSLSCDATDKQQVAKTVAELPKSALVVSSMGSFRADVPVDYIGHRYVIDALETNEIKRFVLVTSLGCGDSWQYLSERSRKGVGAAVREKSLAEAWLMSSSLDYTILRPGGLLDGEVTGNGELSQQVEVHGVIYRQEVARLIETLLANEASIGQVYQCIDPTVKYG encoded by the coding sequence ATGAGTACAGTCGTAGTATGGGGAGCAGGTAGCGGTTTGGGTGCAGCAATGGTCGAGCACTTTCATCAACAAGGTTTTGAAGTGATTGCGATTGCTAGAAACCCAGAGAAGAACCCGCGCTTGGCAATTCTTGGCGTAACTTCACTTAGCTGCGATGCGACCGACAAGCAACAAGTGGCAAAAACGGTTGCTGAGTTGCCGAAATCGGCGTTGGTTGTTTCAAGTATGGGCAGTTTTAGAGCGGATGTTCCTGTCGATTACATTGGTCACCGATATGTGATTGATGCTCTGGAAACGAATGAAATCAAACGCTTTGTGCTGGTGACGTCTTTAGGTTGTGGTGATTCATGGCAGTACCTATCAGAACGCTCTAGAAAAGGGGTCGGCGCTGCAGTTCGCGAAAAATCCTTGGCGGAAGCTTGGTTAATGTCGAGCTCGCTTGATTACACGATTCTTCGCCCAGGTGGCTTACTCGATGGCGAGGTGACTGGTAATGGTGAGCTTTCTCAACAAGTGGAAGTGCATGGTGTGATTTACCGACAAGAAGTAGCACGCCTCATCGAAACCTTATTGGCGAACGAAGCGAGTATCGGCCAAGTGTACCAATGTATCGACCCTACGGTTAAATACGGCTAA
- a CDS encoding NADH:flavin oxidoreductase — MRSATWENMATEDGHMTDKLYAIYEELAQGEVGLIVTGYANIVEEEKPNAGMMGMYNDSFIEEYKKLTQLVHDNDSKIVMQLAYGGTKTMHDLGERVIFAPSEVPEKGTQTLGKAMTKEEIDYIVDAFAKASLRAKQSGFDGVEIHAAHTYLINQFLSPYYNQREDEYGGSLENRMRFLLEIYTATRKLVGDDFPILVKLTASEFFEGGVTFDETRLVCKKLEEVGVDGIVVSGNIHGKADTMIGESHDGFTIQAEGYFHEYGHAISQDVDIPVITVGGLTDFDAIEAIANNTGIEYFALSRPLLSEPHLVKRWKEGDRSPVECERCSKCRTKRGNFCVVNKDRKVQLARM; from the coding sequence ATGAGAAGTGCAACGTGGGAAAATATGGCGACTGAAGATGGCCATATGACAGATAAACTTTACGCTATCTATGAAGAGCTAGCTCAAGGTGAGGTTGGCTTGATCGTGACGGGTTACGCGAACATCGTTGAAGAAGAAAAGCCAAATGCTGGCATGATGGGCATGTATAACGACTCGTTTATCGAGGAGTATAAAAAGCTGACTCAACTGGTCCATGACAACGATTCTAAAATCGTGATGCAATTGGCTTATGGCGGCACCAAAACCATGCATGACCTTGGCGAGCGAGTGATCTTTGCACCGAGTGAGGTTCCTGAAAAAGGGACTCAAACACTGGGTAAAGCGATGACCAAAGAGGAAATTGATTACATTGTTGATGCTTTTGCCAAAGCGTCACTAAGAGCTAAACAGTCGGGTTTTGATGGTGTTGAGATTCATGCGGCACACACGTACTTGATCAACCAGTTCTTAAGCCCTTACTACAACCAGCGTGAAGATGAATACGGCGGTAGCTTAGAAAATCGCATGAGATTCTTGCTTGAGATTTACACAGCAACACGCAAGTTGGTGGGTGATGATTTCCCTATCTTGGTTAAACTAACAGCCTCTGAATTCTTTGAGGGTGGCGTGACCTTTGATGAAACACGCTTAGTTTGTAAAAAGCTCGAAGAAGTAGGCGTTGATGGCATTGTGGTTTCTGGCAACATTCACGGCAAAGCCGACACCATGATTGGCGAGTCTCACGATGGTTTTACCATTCAAGCGGAAGGCTACTTCCATGAATACGGCCATGCAATTAGCCAAGATGTCGACATTCCTGTTATCACGGTAGGCGGCTTAACCGATTTTGATGCCATTGAAGCTATCGCGAACAATACGGGCATTGAATACTTCGCGCTTTCACGTCCACTACTTTCTGAACCGCATCTAGTGAAGCGTTGGAAAGAGGGTGACCGAAGCCCAGTAGAGTGTGAGAGATGTTCTAAGTGTCGTACTAAGCGCGGTAACTTCTGTGTGGTAAACAAAGACAGAAAAGTACAGCTGGCGCGCATGTAG
- a CDS encoding CatB-related O-acetyltransferase codes for MQSKHWSKFELLHEVVTNPNIHIKGKHSYYSDYWDNGFERSVVRYLHGDEVSRQWEPRWEIDVLCIGDYVCIGAEVVILMGGNHTHRVDWFSLYPFMDVIEEAYIGKGDTHIKDGAWLGMRSMIMPGVTIGEGAVVAANSVVTKDVKPYSIVAGSPAKVVKHRFDKAVIEELISMNIYDWPEEKFEALRKHLCGSDLTALKNAMAEYDTHKSLNT; via the coding sequence ATGCAAAGTAAGCATTGGTCTAAATTCGAATTGCTCCATGAAGTTGTCACTAATCCCAATATTCATATTAAGGGTAAACACAGTTATTACAGCGATTACTGGGATAACGGGTTTGAGCGTTCTGTCGTCCGCTATTTGCATGGTGACGAAGTTAGCCGTCAGTGGGAGCCGCGTTGGGAAATTGATGTGCTCTGCATCGGTGATTACGTCTGCATAGGTGCAGAGGTCGTGATTCTAATGGGTGGCAACCATACCCACCGCGTTGATTGGTTCTCTTTGTATCCATTTATGGATGTGATCGAAGAAGCCTACATTGGCAAAGGTGACACTCATATCAAAGATGGCGCTTGGCTAGGCATGCGATCCATGATCATGCCGGGCGTAACCATTGGAGAAGGTGCGGTTGTTGCCGCGAACAGCGTGGTAACCAAAGACGTTAAGCCATATAGCATTGTGGCTGGCTCGCCTGCAAAAGTCGTTAAACATCGCTTCGATAAGGCTGTTATCGAAGAGTTGATCTCGATGAATATATACGACTGGCCAGAAGAGAAATTTGAAGCATTGAGGAAGCACTTGTGTGGTTCTGATTTAACGGCACTTAAGAATGCGATGGCTGAATATGATACTCATAAGTCGTTGAATACTTAA
- a CDS encoding TolC family protein, with product MKPTTSVFGINASAVVAAAFVSSAALISASALAAAPDSTHADQQSSTQQLNTLIEIALSQDSNRKQYFAQSQAMRETGIASATLMDPKLKVGFSGLPVDSFQFDEDPMTNISVGLMQQFERGDTLDLQQKKAGQQADGLALQVQARELTVANSMTQLWLELGYQQVAEGVMRENRRLLVELENYVQTNYSIGKSEAQDLLNAQLQVSKLDEKLQANQQVQRRLISQLSEWLGSDWLGTQAISSQVLDSQTLDPQGRLHATNQIDWSLLESKLATNNDSTKHYQLLMEHPLVKITDATISSNQTQVELAEQAYTPQFGVEVMYAHRQANNMAGEPASDLVSAYLTVDIPLFTGNRQDKNLSAAQYQVGAAKSQKDTLLSQMNAQVNALLVDKANLTQRLERYQNSLLPQTTARISAVERGYQNNTAQFNDVISATADELALKLEQQRLITDLNIVNSKLASLVSAFGYQVNQPQLNPSVTRNNSQSIKE from the coding sequence ATAAAACCAACAACCTCCGTGTTTGGAATAAACGCGAGTGCTGTGGTCGCTGCTGCTTTTGTTTCGAGTGCTGCTTTGATTTCAGCCAGTGCTTTGGCTGCTGCTCCTGATTCAACACACGCTGATCAACAGAGCTCAACACAACAACTCAATACATTGATTGAGATAGCATTGAGCCAAGACAGCAATCGCAAACAGTACTTTGCTCAGTCTCAAGCGATGCGTGAAACCGGTATTGCGAGCGCTACCCTGATGGATCCGAAACTCAAAGTCGGGTTCAGTGGCTTACCAGTCGATAGTTTTCAGTTTGATGAAGACCCGATGACCAATATCTCGGTCGGTCTGATGCAGCAATTCGAGCGTGGCGATACGCTCGATCTTCAGCAGAAAAAGGCGGGTCAGCAAGCGGATGGATTAGCGCTTCAAGTTCAGGCTCGTGAACTTACCGTTGCCAATAGCATGACGCAGTTATGGCTTGAACTGGGCTATCAGCAAGTCGCAGAAGGTGTGATGCGTGAAAACCGACGTTTGTTGGTTGAGCTAGAGAATTATGTACAAACTAATTACTCGATAGGTAAAAGCGAAGCGCAAGATTTACTTAATGCTCAGCTTCAAGTCAGTAAGCTTGATGAAAAACTGCAAGCCAACCAACAAGTTCAACGCCGTCTCATCTCTCAACTGTCTGAGTGGTTAGGATCAGATTGGCTAGGGACTCAAGCGATTAGCTCTCAGGTTCTTGATTCTCAGACCCTTGATCCTCAAGGAAGGCTTCATGCGACTAATCAAATTGATTGGTCGCTATTAGAAAGTAAGTTAGCGACCAACAATGATTCAACCAAGCACTATCAACTGTTGATGGAGCATCCGCTCGTTAAGATCACGGACGCGACTATCTCGTCTAATCAAACTCAAGTAGAACTGGCTGAGCAAGCTTATACGCCGCAGTTTGGTGTGGAAGTGATGTATGCCCATCGACAAGCGAACAACATGGCGGGCGAACCTGCTTCTGATCTTGTGAGTGCTTATCTAACGGTCGATATCCCTCTGTTTACGGGCAACCGACAAGATAAGAATTTGTCTGCGGCTCAGTACCAAGTTGGCGCGGCTAAATCCCAAAAAGACACCTTACTTTCCCAAATGAACGCGCAAGTGAATGCGTTATTGGTGGATAAGGCGAACCTCACCCAACGTTTAGAACGTTACCAAAATTCCTTATTACCTCAGACGACGGCACGAATCAGCGCTGTGGAGCGAGGCTATCAAAACAACACTGCACAATTTAACGATGTGATCTCTGCAACTGCAGATGAACTCGCCCTGAAGTTAGAACAACAGCGTTTGATTACCGATCTCAACATCGTAAATAGCAAGCTTGCATCTCTGGTCAGTGCTTTTGGCTATCAAGTTAATCAACCGCAACTCAACCCCTCCGTAACTCGAAACAACAGCCAATCAATAAAGGAATAG
- a CDS encoding efflux RND transporter permease subunit → MINAIIRWSISNRFLVLVATLAIVFGGLYSVKNTPVDAIPDLSDVQVIIKTSYPGQAPQVVEDQVTYPLTTAMLAVPGAETVRGYSFFGDSYVYIIFNDDTDMYWARSRVLEYLSQVAPNLPSSAKPTLGPDATGVGWVYSYVLQDKTGKHDLADLRSLQDWFLKYELQTVEGVSEVATVGGMVKQYQVQIDPAKLRAYDLTLQKVNKAIQDGNQETGASVVEIAEAEHMVRTTGYLTSIEDIQSLPLKVTDKGTPLLLGDIADINLGPQMRRGISELNGEGEAVGGVIVMRFGENASEVIDSVKSKLAELQAGLPDGVEIVATYDRSTLIDSAVENLWKKLAEEFIVVAIVCALFLFHIRSSLVIALSLPVGILGAFIVIHWQGINANIMSLGGIAIAIGAMVDGAIVMIENVHKHIERTPLTDKNRWQVIGKAAEEVGVPLFFSLIIITLSFVPVFALEGQEGKMFSPLAFTKTYAMAAAAGLAITLVPVLMGYFIRGNVLPEHKNPVNRSLVAMYKPLLNLSLKYPKVMIVIALGLMASAYYPTSKLGSEFIPPLDEGDLMYMPTTYPGISIGKARELLQQTNKLIKTIPEVETTWGKIGRAETATDPAPLTMIETVIQLKPRDEWRDGVTSESLRKEFDDLIQFPGLTNAWVMPIKTRIDMLATGIKTPIGIKIAGPELSVIEDIGSQLEPTLNGVSGTASVYAERVAGGRYVTIDIKRRSAARYGLSIKEVQQVISTAVGGMNVGETVEGLERYPINVRYPQDYRDSVVKLQNLPLVTPNGARIALSDVADIRYEDGPPMIKTENARPNGWVFVDIDGRDLGSYVAEAQQVVAEQIVLPAGYSLAWSGQYEYMERAKDRLSVVVPITIAIIMLLLYLSFRRVGEVMMIMLTLPLAMVGGLWLMHYLNYNFSIAVGVGFIALAGVAVEIGVIMLVYLNQAWHYKKLDAEQNQQTLQQADLTDAIREGAGLRVRPVMMTVLTVIIGLIPIMYGEGTGSEVMQRIAAPMIGGMASALLLTLLVLPAIFKLWKQREITRSQSETSK, encoded by the coding sequence ATGATCAATGCAATTATTCGTTGGTCCATCAGTAACCGATTTTTGGTTCTGGTCGCGACCCTCGCAATCGTGTTTGGCGGGTTATACAGCGTTAAAAATACGCCCGTCGATGCGATTCCTGATCTGTCTGATGTGCAGGTGATCATCAAAACCAGCTATCCGGGTCAAGCGCCGCAAGTGGTTGAAGACCAAGTAACGTATCCACTCACCACTGCGATGTTAGCCGTGCCGGGTGCTGAAACGGTTCGTGGTTACTCGTTCTTTGGCGATTCCTACGTCTATATTATCTTCAATGATGATACTGATATGTATTGGGCACGTTCTCGCGTGTTGGAATATCTGAGCCAAGTCGCGCCTAACTTGCCATCAAGTGCTAAGCCAACATTAGGGCCAGATGCAACCGGTGTGGGCTGGGTTTACAGCTATGTACTGCAAGATAAAACCGGTAAGCACGACTTAGCGGATCTTCGTAGCCTGCAAGACTGGTTCTTGAAGTATGAGCTGCAAACCGTTGAGGGTGTGTCTGAAGTCGCAACGGTAGGCGGCATGGTTAAGCAGTATCAAGTGCAAATAGATCCAGCCAAATTACGTGCTTATGACCTAACGCTTCAGAAAGTCAACAAGGCGATCCAAGATGGTAACCAAGAAACGGGTGCCTCAGTAGTTGAGATTGCTGAAGCGGAGCACATGGTTCGTACAACGGGTTACCTCACAAGCATTGAAGATATTCAATCACTGCCACTAAAAGTGACCGATAAAGGCACACCGCTGTTATTGGGTGATATTGCTGACATTAACCTTGGCCCGCAGATGCGTCGTGGTATCTCTGAGCTGAATGGTGAAGGCGAAGCCGTTGGTGGCGTTATCGTGATGCGCTTTGGTGAGAATGCCAGTGAAGTGATTGATTCTGTTAAGAGTAAACTCGCAGAGCTGCAAGCGGGATTACCAGACGGTGTTGAAATTGTCGCGACTTATGACCGTTCAACCTTGATTGATTCTGCGGTTGAAAACCTATGGAAGAAGCTGGCTGAAGAGTTCATCGTGGTTGCGATCGTGTGTGCATTGTTCTTGTTCCATATTCGTTCATCACTGGTTATCGCGCTTAGCTTGCCTGTCGGTATTTTAGGCGCGTTTATCGTGATACATTGGCAGGGTATTAACGCCAATATCATGTCTCTCGGCGGTATCGCGATTGCGATTGGTGCCATGGTCGATGGTGCAATCGTAATGATAGAGAACGTTCACAAACATATTGAGCGAACGCCTCTGACCGATAAAAACCGTTGGCAAGTAATTGGCAAAGCGGCAGAAGAAGTGGGTGTGCCGCTGTTCTTCTCGCTGATTATCATTACCTTAAGCTTTGTTCCTGTATTCGCATTAGAAGGCCAAGAGGGCAAGATGTTCTCGCCACTCGCGTTTACTAAAACGTATGCAATGGCGGCCGCTGCAGGCTTGGCTATCACACTTGTTCCGGTGCTAATGGGTTACTTCATTCGTGGCAACGTGTTACCTGAACACAAGAACCCAGTGAACCGCAGTTTAGTCGCGATGTATAAACCATTGCTCAACTTAAGCCTCAAGTATCCAAAAGTGATGATTGTGATTGCACTGGGTTTGATGGCTTCTGCGTATTACCCAACCAGTAAGCTTGGCAGCGAGTTCATTCCACCTTTGGATGAAGGTGACTTGATGTACATGCCGACTACTTATCCGGGGATCTCGATAGGTAAGGCGCGTGAATTGCTGCAGCAAACCAACAAGCTGATCAAAACCATTCCAGAGGTTGAAACCACATGGGGCAAGATTGGACGTGCGGAAACGGCAACCGATCCTGCACCATTGACTATGATTGAAACGGTTATTCAGCTTAAACCGCGAGATGAATGGCGTGACGGTGTCACTAGTGAGTCACTGCGTAAAGAGTTCGATGATCTGATTCAGTTCCCGGGTTTGACTAACGCATGGGTTATGCCAATCAAGACTCGTATCGACATGTTAGCGACCGGTATTAAAACGCCAATCGGAATCAAGATAGCAGGGCCAGAGCTGAGTGTTATTGAGGATATCGGTTCTCAGCTTGAGCCTACCTTGAACGGTGTAAGTGGCACGGCCTCTGTGTATGCCGAACGTGTGGCTGGTGGTCGTTATGTCACGATAGACATTAAGCGCCGCTCTGCTGCTCGTTACGGGTTAAGCATTAAAGAAGTGCAGCAGGTTATTTCGACTGCAGTTGGTGGGATGAATGTCGGTGAAACCGTTGAAGGACTGGAGCGTTACCCAATCAACGTTAGATACCCGCAAGATTACCGTGACTCTGTAGTGAAGTTACAGAACTTACCACTCGTTACGCCAAACGGTGCTCGTATTGCTTTGTCTGATGTCGCTGACATTCGTTATGAAGATGGTCCACCAATGATCAAAACAGAGAACGCGCGTCCTAACGGTTGGGTATTCGTGGATATTGATGGTCGTGACCTTGGTTCTTACGTGGCAGAAGCGCAGCAAGTAGTTGCCGAGCAAATTGTATTGCCTGCAGGTTACTCGCTCGCTTGGTCGGGTCAATATGAATACATGGAGCGCGCAAAAGACCGCTTGAGTGTCGTTGTTCCAATTACCATCGCCATCATTATGTTGCTGCTGTATCTGAGCTTCCGCCGTGTCGGTGAAGTGATGATGATCATGCTGACATTGCCTTTAGCCATGGTCGGAGGCCTATGGTTGATGCACTACCTCAATTACAACTTCTCTATTGCGGTTGGAGTTGGCTTCATCGCGCTAGCGGGTGTTGCGGTTGAGATAGGTGTGATCATGTTGGTGTATCTCAACCAAGCGTGGCACTACAAAAAGCTCGATGCAGAGCAGAACCAACAAACACTTCAACAAGCTGATCTCACAGATGCCATTCGTGAAGGGGCAGGGCTTCGTGTACGTCCAGTGATGATGACGGTTCTTACGGTGATCATTGGCCTAATTCCAATTATGTACGGAGAAGGCACTGGCTCTGAAGTGATGCAACGAATCGCAGCGCCGATGATAGGCGGAATGGCGTCTGCACTGCTGCTTACTCTATTGGTGCTGCCCGCAATTTTTAAGCTTTGGAAGCAGCGTGAGATTACCCGCAGCCAAAGCGAGACAAGTAAATAA
- a CDS encoding cupredoxin family protein, translating to MKKTLIAIALTLTTATAFAAMNHSTSDHSNMEHSSMDHSMMKSGEMDHSKMNHSMMKGGKMDHSMMMNMDGMMDMEGMSEVGMPATGAKPDKVVHVLLSDDMKITFKNKVDIEPNDVVQFVVMNTGKIDHEFSIGSAAEQLEHREMMKKMGNHHHDSGSTVTVKPGKAKQMLWHFHGDNHVEFACNIPGHAEAGMAKSITL from the coding sequence ATGAAAAAGACACTGATTGCTATCGCCCTAACACTGACTACTGCAACAGCTTTTGCTGCTATGAACCATTCAACTAGTGACCATTCAAACATGGAACACTCAAGTATGGACCACTCGATGATGAAGAGTGGAGAAATGGATCATTCAAAGATGAATCACAGCATGATGAAGGGTGGGAAGATGGACCATTCAATGATGATGAACATGGACGGAATGATGGATATGGAAGGCATGTCTGAAGTGGGTATGCCAGCAACAGGCGCGAAACCCGATAAAGTGGTTCATGTTTTATTGAGTGATGACATGAAAATCACCTTTAAAAACAAGGTCGATATTGAGCCCAATGATGTAGTTCAGTTTGTGGTGATGAACACAGGCAAGATAGACCACGAATTCTCTATTGGTTCTGCCGCGGAGCAGTTAGAGCATCGTGAAATGATGAAGAAGATGGGCAACCACCACCATGATTCTGGCAGCACAGTGACGGTGAAACCGGGCAAAGCGAAGCAGATGCTTTGGCATTTCCATGGAGACAATCATGTAGAATTTGCCTGCAATATTCCAGGACACGCAGAAGCGGGCATGGCGAAGTCGATAACGCTTTAG